A window of the Haloarcula litorea genome harbors these coding sequences:
- a CDS encoding (R)-citramalate synthase, which yields MSQYTLFGDHPATRPLDEVGEVQFLDTTLRDGEQAPGVSLTPGDKADIARKLDAAEIDVIEAGSACTGPGERETISRVAGLDLDATVTSFCRGIRNDIDLALECGVDGINLVVPASDRHVERKVGTSRAENVENTVSLVEYAVDHGLWIEVIGEDGSRADLDYLVELLGAALDAGADRVCWADTVGHATPDRALECVSRLSELGPVSTHTHDDLGLAVTNALVSIAAGADLVHGTINGIGERAGNVALEEVAIALDHGYGVETMALPEVYDLADLIANRTGIPLAPNKAVVGQNAFTHESGIHTDGTLKDDAMYEPYPPEKVGRERRLALGKHAGRAGVKAALDEHDVEVSDDQLAEIVSRVKEIGDRGKRVTDADLLTIADEVTGQAGERRVELLELNAMSGADTPTASVRLSVDGEERKEAATGSGPVDAAMNATETALSHAADATLEDYHVDAITGGTDAIVTVQIEMSRGDDHVTVSASDSDITRASVRAMVDAMDRLVVDGDETLVADD from the coding sequence GTGAGCCAGTACACGCTATTCGGGGACCACCCAGCGACGCGTCCCCTCGACGAGGTCGGTGAGGTACAGTTTCTCGACACGACGCTGCGCGACGGGGAGCAGGCCCCGGGCGTCTCGCTGACGCCCGGCGACAAGGCCGACATCGCCCGGAAGCTCGACGCCGCCGAGATCGACGTGATCGAGGCCGGCAGCGCCTGTACGGGGCCGGGCGAGCGCGAGACCATCTCCCGGGTGGCCGGGCTCGACCTCGACGCGACGGTGACGAGCTTCTGCCGTGGCATCCGCAACGACATCGACCTGGCGCTGGAGTGTGGCGTCGACGGGATCAACCTCGTCGTCCCCGCAAGCGACAGGCACGTCGAGCGGAAGGTCGGCACCTCCCGCGCGGAGAACGTCGAGAACACCGTCTCGCTCGTCGAGTACGCCGTCGACCACGGGCTGTGGATCGAGGTCATCGGCGAGGACGGCTCGCGGGCGGACCTGGACTACCTCGTCGAACTGCTCGGGGCGGCGCTGGACGCCGGGGCCGACCGGGTCTGCTGGGCCGACACCGTCGGCCACGCGACGCCCGACCGCGCGCTCGAGTGCGTCTCGCGGCTCTCGGAACTCGGCCCCGTGAGCACGCACACCCACGACGACCTCGGGCTCGCAGTCACGAACGCCCTCGTGTCGATCGCCGCCGGCGCGGACCTCGTCCACGGCACCATCAACGGCATCGGCGAGCGGGCCGGCAACGTCGCCCTGGAGGAGGTCGCCATCGCGTTAGACCACGGCTACGGCGTCGAGACGATGGCACTGCCCGAGGTGTACGACCTCGCGGACCTCATCGCCAACCGGACCGGCATCCCGCTGGCCCCGAACAAGGCCGTCGTCGGGCAGAACGCCTTCACCCACGAGTCGGGTATCCACACCGACGGCACGCTGAAAGACGACGCGATGTACGAGCCGTACCCGCCGGAGAAGGTGGGTCGGGAGCGCCGCCTCGCGCTCGGGAAACACGCCGGTCGCGCCGGCGTGAAGGCGGCCCTCGACGAGCACGACGTCGAGGTCAGCGACGACCAGCTCGCCGAGATCGTCTCGCGGGTCAAGGAGATCGGCGACCGCGGCAAGCGGGTCACCGACGCCGACCTGCTGACCATCGCCGACGAGGTGACGGGCCAGGCCGGCGAGCGGCGGGTCGAACTGCTGGAACTCAACGCGATGTCCGGTGCGGACACGCCGACCGCGAGCGTCCGGCTGTCGGTCGACGGCGAGGAGCGCAAGGAGGCCGCGACCGGCTCGGGACCGGTCGACGCCGCGATGAACGCGACCGAGACGGCGCTGTCTCACGCCGCCGACGCCACGCTGGAGGACTACCACGTCGACGCGATCACGGGCGGGACCGACGCCATCGTCACCGTCCAGATCGAGATGTCCCGCGGCGACGACCACGTCACCGTCTCGGCCAGCGACTCGGACATCAC
- a CDS encoding DUF192 domain-containing protein, which produces MRVVHDPDGRDRTLASDVEVAESLVRQGLGLMFRRSIPDDYALVFPFDGADTRFIHMVFVPFPLDAVWLVDDEVQAVETVPAWTGTGRARADTLLELPAGAADGVEEGDTVVVRC; this is translated from the coding sequence ATGCGCGTCGTCCACGACCCCGACGGCCGCGACCGCACGCTCGCGAGCGACGTCGAGGTCGCGGAGTCGCTCGTCCGGCAGGGGCTCGGGCTGATGTTCCGGCGGTCGATCCCCGACGACTACGCGCTCGTCTTCCCGTTCGACGGCGCTGACACGCGCTTTATCCACATGGTGTTCGTCCCGTTCCCGCTTGACGCGGTCTGGCTGGTCGACGACGAGGTCCAGGCCGTCGAGACCGTCCCCGCGTGGACGGGCACGGGGCGAGCGCGGGCGGACACGCTCCTGGAGCTCCCGGCCGGGGCCGCCGACGGGGTCGAGGAGGGAGACACGGTCGTGGTTCGGTGCTGA
- a CDS encoding DUF7097 family protein produces MEKAPGGTSVGVDDPYDHVDRCDFVTDEGKCRWAREHGHRDPAFADARSAEDFRCPAAVGPDGDAGETPRVSGRSSGAQGDPRDDAEWDWADCPHFRCRQHDRECARCGLEERRMAHSDERPLLEEHHLSYDDAADAAGDGDDPGHEITVYLCRWCHAKVHESWARVDDDASPDPEAIAEKEGRRSREQSELGFESAAERYDGE; encoded by the coding sequence ATGGAGAAGGCTCCGGGCGGCACGAGCGTCGGCGTCGACGACCCGTACGACCACGTCGACCGCTGTGACTTCGTCACCGACGAGGGGAAGTGCCGGTGGGCACGTGAGCACGGCCACCGGGACCCCGCGTTCGCCGACGCCCGCAGCGCCGAGGACTTCCGGTGTCCGGCCGCGGTGGGACCCGACGGCGACGCCGGCGAGACGCCGCGCGTCTCGGGACGGTCGAGCGGGGCACAGGGCGACCCGCGAGACGACGCCGAGTGGGACTGGGCCGACTGCCCCCACTTCCGCTGTCGCCAGCACGACCGCGAGTGCGCCCGCTGTGGCCTCGAAGAGCGGCGGATGGCCCACTCCGACGAGCGGCCGCTGTTGGAGGAGCACCACCTGTCCTACGACGACGCGGCCGACGCCGCCGGCGACGGCGACGATCCCGGCCACGAGATCACGGTCTACCTCTGCCGGTGGTGTCACGCGAAGGTCCACGAGTCGTGGGCGCGCGTCGACGACGACGCCAGTCCCGATCCGGAGGCAATCGCCGAGAAGGAGGGGCGGCGCTCGCGCGAGCAGTCCGAACTCGGTTTCGAGTCCGCCGCCGAGCGGTACGACGGCGAGTGA
- a CDS encoding GMP synthase subunit A, giving the protein MTHIAVVDNHGQFTHLEQRALRDMGVDVELIDNTTPPAEIEADGLVLSGGPDMDDIGNCPDYLDLDVPVLGICLGMQLIADELGGRVGGGEYGGYADVTVEILDDEDPLVGSLAPETRVWASHADEVKEVPEGFACTATSDVCGVEAMSDTERDLYGVQWHPEVAHTEEGEEVFENFLAVCERAAPTQ; this is encoded by the coding sequence ATGACTCACATCGCCGTCGTCGACAACCACGGCCAGTTCACCCACCTGGAGCAGCGCGCGCTCCGTGACATGGGCGTGGACGTCGAACTGATCGACAACACCACGCCGCCCGCGGAGATCGAGGCCGACGGGCTCGTCCTCTCCGGTGGGCCGGATATGGACGACATCGGGAACTGCCCCGACTACCTCGACCTGGACGTCCCCGTGCTGGGCATCTGCCTGGGGATGCAACTGATCGCCGACGAACTCGGCGGCCGCGTCGGGGGCGGGGAGTACGGCGGCTACGCCGACGTGACCGTCGAGATCCTCGACGACGAGGACCCGCTGGTCGGCTCGCTGGCCCCCGAGACCCGCGTCTGGGCCAGCCACGCCGACGAGGTCAAGGAAGTCCCCGAGGGGTTCGCGTGCACGGCCACCTCCGACGTCTGTGGCGTCGAGGCGATGAGCGACACCGAGCGCGACCTCTACGGCGTCCAGTGGCACCCGGAGGTCGCCCACACCGAGGAGGGCGAGGAAGTGTTCGAGAACTTCCTGGCCGTCTGCGAGCGCGCGGCCCCGACACAGTGA
- a CDS encoding DUF2070 family protein, with protein sequence MTATQGNLAGLSRFIFRAPNWYSSLAFALFIAALTGVAAFDSRFVLDDAWQGVFFIGLPTVIASAVTPWVDRRFGGQLTPNRASLLALICELVTIFFLTVAGVVALATPQLGQNFVFDVMLVALASIFAFRLLILMAVSRHSLLTAVVPASVQTVAAAGLLAVYSGATAFILDNPTLRETLARAERAPPEIQGFIPADFVLLAVICALYAGAVWLFLVTIDRPWRSSLGVSALDFLRGFIGHIAEGTDELEAFFEDIGEEAIVPVTVLAVRRPDGEEKARFVLPMIHPGPMGEIGGGNLPKRVAETADGVAFPPHATAGHDFNLVTESEVDTIIDTADRAFADIDYSATATPSHRIEEGEATITGQAFGGDALAVATFAPGCADDVDYSVGLSAMAEARSDEVGDVLLVDAHNCNDGLEGEDLGHVVPGSERSFDVINGTGRLADLVSESDAGDLQCGVAWDETPWEPADGIGPLGIRACVFAVDGQRTAYVLVDGNNMEPGLREDILDAVDGVDRLEVMTSDTHIVNTVEAENQVGQAIPDDDLIELIDDLVGRAVADLEPVEAGMASDTAEVTVFGNDRTETLASTANAMVSLGGALAAAFILAVMAVSVLVFLLAGV encoded by the coding sequence ATGACTGCCACGCAGGGGAACCTCGCCGGGCTCTCCCGGTTCATCTTCAGAGCGCCCAACTGGTACTCCAGCCTGGCCTTCGCCCTGTTCATCGCGGCCCTCACCGGCGTCGCGGCCTTCGACTCGCGGTTCGTGCTGGACGACGCCTGGCAGGGCGTGTTCTTCATCGGGCTGCCGACGGTCATCGCCAGCGCCGTCACGCCGTGGGTCGACCGCCGGTTCGGCGGCCAGCTGACGCCCAACCGCGCGTCGCTGCTTGCGCTCATCTGCGAGCTCGTCACCATCTTCTTCCTGACGGTGGCCGGCGTCGTCGCGCTCGCGACGCCACAGCTCGGGCAGAACTTCGTCTTCGACGTGATGCTGGTGGCGCTGGCCTCGATCTTCGCCTTCCGCCTGCTCATCCTGATGGCCGTCTCCCGGCACTCGCTGCTGACGGCGGTCGTCCCGGCCAGCGTCCAGACCGTGGCCGCGGCCGGCCTGCTCGCGGTCTACAGCGGCGCGACTGCGTTCATCCTGGACAACCCGACGCTGCGGGAGACGCTGGCCCGCGCCGAGCGTGCCCCGCCGGAGATCCAGGGGTTCATCCCCGCGGACTTCGTCCTGCTCGCCGTCATCTGTGCGCTGTACGCCGGTGCCGTCTGGTTGTTCCTCGTCACCATCGACCGGCCGTGGCGCTCCTCGCTCGGCGTCTCGGCGCTCGACTTCCTCCGGGGGTTCATCGGCCACATCGCCGAGGGGACCGACGAACTGGAGGCCTTCTTCGAGGACATCGGCGAGGAAGCGATCGTCCCGGTGACGGTGCTGGCCGTCCGCCGTCCCGACGGCGAGGAGAAGGCCCGCTTCGTCCTGCCGATGATCCACCCCGGTCCGATGGGGGAGATCGGCGGCGGGAACCTCCCCAAGCGGGTCGCAGAGACCGCCGACGGCGTCGCCTTCCCGCCACACGCAACCGCGGGCCACGACTTCAACCTCGTGACCGAGAGCGAGGTCGACACCATCATCGACACCGCCGACCGCGCGTTCGCCGACATCGACTACAGCGCGACGGCGACGCCCAGCCACCGCATCGAGGAGGGCGAGGCCACCATCACGGGGCAGGCGTTCGGCGGCGACGCGCTCGCCGTCGCCACCTTCGCGCCCGGCTGTGCCGACGACGTGGACTACTCGGTGGGCCTCTCGGCGATGGCCGAGGCCCGCTCGGACGAGGTCGGGGACGTCCTGCTGGTCGACGCCCACAACTGCAACGACGGGCTGGAAGGGGAGGACCTCGGTCACGTCGTCCCCGGGAGCGAGCGCTCGTTCGACGTCATCAACGGCACCGGCCGGCTGGCCGACCTGGTGAGCGAGTCCGACGCCGGCGACCTCCAGTGTGGCGTCGCCTGGGACGAGACCCCTTGGGAGCCGGCGGACGGCATCGGCCCGCTGGGCATCCGGGCCTGCGTCTTCGCGGTCGACGGACAGCGGACCGCCTACGTCCTCGTCGACGGCAACAACATGGAGCCGGGGCTCCGCGAGGACATCCTCGACGCCGTCGACGGCGTCGACCGCCTGGAGGTGATGACCAGCGACACCCACATCGTCAACACCGTCGAGGCCGAGAACCAGGTCGGTCAGGCGATCCCCGACGACGATCTGATCGAGCTGATCGACGATCTGGTCGGGCGGGCGGTCGCCGACCTCGAACCCGTCGAGGCCGGGATGGCCAGCGACACCGCCGAGGTGACCGTCTTCGGCAACGACCGCACCGAGACGCTGGCCTCGACGGCCAACGCGATGGTGTCGCTGGGCGGCGCGCTGGCGGCCGCGTTCATCCTCGCCGTGATGGCCGTCAGCGTCCTCGTGTTCCTGCTGGCCGGCGTGTAG
- a CDS encoding phosphatase PAP2 family protein, with amino-acid sequence MHRRRWTAVAGGAMAALVVATLAVASAAPAFEERSVGVFDVLAAEAGVVVFLAGLVTQLGDPWFLLAVAGTLALADLGDVTGHDSRDGAFVLGVALAAFSFTDLLKNVLGAPRPPGAGTAVVPPWVPDALAGLFRSIATGTGYAFPSGHAIGTSAVFAALASTLAIGRPASRWGVAVTGIAAVAASRVVLGVHYLVDVVVGCLAGFGLLAVATAVGRRRPRRVFALGVVVGALAVAASAASAAGTVWSAAQWLGGSVGAALGWSLARPARLLPPRRAVLVGVPLAALWVGVYVTAPPLPVTLLGTALAAAGMVAAPRVLGPAGDGA; translated from the coding sequence ATGCATCGTCGGAGGTGGACCGCCGTCGCAGGCGGTGCGATGGCGGCGCTGGTCGTCGCGACGCTCGCCGTCGCGAGCGCCGCCCCCGCGTTCGAAGAGCGATCGGTCGGGGTCTTCGACGTTCTCGCGGCGGAGGCCGGCGTCGTCGTCTTCCTCGCCGGCCTCGTCACACAGCTGGGCGACCCCTGGTTCCTGCTCGCCGTCGCCGGGACGCTCGCGCTGGCGGACCTCGGCGACGTGACCGGCCACGACTCGCGGGACGGGGCGTTCGTCCTCGGCGTCGCGCTCGCCGCGTTCTCGTTCACCGACCTCCTCAAGAACGTCCTCGGCGCACCCCGGCCACCGGGTGCCGGCACCGCCGTCGTCCCGCCGTGGGTCCCGGACGCGCTGGCGGGTCTGTTCCGGAGCATCGCCACCGGGACTGGATACGCCTTCCCCAGCGGCCACGCCATCGGGACGAGCGCCGTCTTCGCCGCCCTCGCGTCCACGCTTGCGATCGGCCGGCCGGCGAGCCGCTGGGGGGTCGCGGTCACCGGTATCGCGGCGGTGGCCGCCTCCCGGGTCGTGCTGGGCGTCCACTACCTGGTGGACGTCGTCGTCGGTTGTCTCGCGGGCTTCGGCCTGTTGGCGGTCGCCACGGCCGTCGGCCGCCGGCGACCCCGCCGCGTGTTCGCGCTGGGGGTCGTCGTCGGCGCGCTGGCCGTCGCCGCGAGCGCCGCGTCTGCCGCGGGGACCGTCTGGTCGGCCGCCCAGTGGCTCGGAGGGTCCGTCGGGGCCGCCCTCGGCTGGTCGCTGGCCCGTCCCGCGCGGCTCCTCCCGCCCCGTCGGGCCGTCCTCGTCGGCGTCCCGCTCGCCGCCCTCTGGGTCGGCGTCTACGTCACGGCCCCGCCGCTGCCGGTGACGCTGCTGGGGACGGCGCTCGCGGCCGCCGGGATGGTCGCCGCCCCCCGGGTGCTCGGCCCGGCCGGCGACGGCGCGTGA
- a CDS encoding AAA family ATPase, which produces MDVTEASDVAGTVLDEVASAVVADREFFETVLLGVVGRGHVLLEDVPGTGKTLTAQSVAEALGLSFSRVQFTPDLLPADITGTHVFNEQSREFEFQRGPIFANVVLADEINRAPPKTQSALLEAMEEGQVTVDGDTYDLPQPFFVLATQNPVDMEGTFELPEAQVDRFLVKSSIGYPDDEGEVELLRRRAGRTEQSPSVEPILDADRVETLRAVPETVTVDEDLLAYMADVARATREDYRVEVGVSPRGTQRLFEASRAQAVVEGREFVAPDDIKGVAQSVLAHRLVLTPDARVEGVQKRDVLADVLGEVPVPTV; this is translated from the coding sequence ATGGACGTCACTGAAGCCAGCGACGTCGCTGGGACGGTCCTCGACGAGGTGGCGAGCGCGGTCGTCGCCGACCGCGAGTTCTTCGAGACGGTGCTGCTGGGCGTGGTGGGACGGGGCCACGTCCTGCTGGAAGACGTCCCCGGCACCGGCAAGACCCTGACCGCACAGAGCGTCGCGGAGGCGCTCGGCCTCTCGTTCTCGCGGGTGCAGTTCACCCCCGACCTCCTGCCGGCCGACATCACCGGCACGCACGTGTTCAACGAGCAGTCCCGCGAGTTCGAGTTCCAGCGCGGCCCGATCTTCGCCAACGTCGTGCTGGCCGACGAGATCAACCGCGCGCCGCCCAAGACCCAGTCGGCGCTGCTGGAGGCGATGGAGGAGGGCCAGGTCACCGTCGACGGCGACACCTACGACCTCCCGCAGCCGTTCTTCGTGCTGGCGACCCAGAACCCCGTCGACATGGAGGGGACCTTCGAACTGCCGGAGGCGCAGGTCGACCGCTTCCTCGTCAAGAGCTCGATCGGCTATCCGGACGACGAGGGCGAGGTGGAACTCCTCCGGCGGCGGGCCGGCCGCACCGAGCAGAGCCCAAGCGTCGAGCCGATCCTCGACGCGGACCGCGTCGAGACGCTGCGGGCGGTCCCGGAGACGGTCACCGTCGACGAGGACCTGCTGGCGTACATGGCCGACGTGGCCCGGGCCACCCGCGAGGACTACCGCGTCGAGGTGGGCGTCTCCCCGCGGGGGACCCAGCGCCTGTTCGAGGCTAGTCGCGCACAGGCCGTCGTCGAGGGCCGGGAGTTCGTCGCGCCCGACGACATCAAGGGGGTCGCACAGTCCGTGCTGGCCCACCGGCTCGTACTGACGCCGGACGCCCGCGTCGAGGGGGTCCAGAAGCGCGACGTGCTCGCCGACGTGCTCGGCGAGGTACCGGTCCCGACGGTCTAG
- a CDS encoding DUF7519 family protein, whose translation MSRLRLVGVAAVAAGLLGALAVLPTLGGPVALLGAVVVGTGVARTERRLVTAGAAVAGAGVLAAGAVGTTTLSLLVATAGVVLAWDFGQYAVTLDEGTNADARTRSAELVRVAGGTFVAALTVAVVALGALVVPVPTVDRLTLLLLFVGVVLTVYGVR comes from the coding sequence GTGAGCCGCCTCCGGCTCGTCGGCGTGGCCGCGGTCGCGGCCGGCCTCCTCGGCGCGCTGGCCGTCCTCCCGACGCTCGGCGGGCCGGTCGCGCTGCTCGGGGCCGTCGTCGTCGGGACCGGCGTCGCCCGCACGGAACGGCGTCTCGTCACCGCCGGTGCGGCCGTCGCCGGCGCGGGCGTCCTCGCGGCCGGCGCGGTCGGGACGACGACGCTCTCGCTGCTGGTCGCGACCGCGGGCGTGGTGCTCGCCTGGGACTTCGGCCAGTACGCCGTCACGCTGGACGAGGGGACGAACGCAGACGCGCGGACCCGCAGCGCGGAGCTGGTGCGGGTCGCCGGTGGGACGTTCGTGGCGGCGCTGACAGTCGCCGTCGTCGCGCTCGGGGCGCTGGTCGTCCCGGTCCCGACCGTCGACCGGCTCACGCTCCTCCTGCTGTTCGTCGGCGTCGTGCTGACGGTGTACGGCGTCCGCTAG
- a CDS encoding DUF58 domain-containing protein, producing MSYRRLVVLAAGVTITLVGVAGAVTGAFAFPMRPGVVVFVGVFAVTLAGVGAYRGRDGEHDVPALADRSGRSVTPPDRATDGFGQRRRTRHHQLAGDLREIVERGLRDRPDTEAADALAAGTWTDDGAAAAAFTDEVGRGRQLRDRLRALRAGRSRLAYRVDRAAAAVRGLLGLSADDADPEPTPTAAAAGVVETDRWRGFRAVPLAFVGVGILARQPGLVVAAAVPVVALAVSAATRTPEPDLTVERAVEATDPTHGDEVVVRLTVRNEGDHTLLDCRVGDGVPDALAVVEGSPQVATALRPGATATVEYTVRATRGDHAFETPHAVVGDGAGRTATVTEPSVTGDAALSVGLGPSELDFPVRSQTTRQRGRIAADEGGEGIAFYATREYRPGDPLSRIDWNRYAGTRELSTLEFREERSATVVVLVDARPAAYHAPADPTLDGTVDRSVVAARAVADARLAAEDRVGLAALSVDRLSVPPGSGPAHRSRLTAALDSDALGPTAPEGSYLPGPTFRWLRRELPGDAQVVCCSPLTDDDVVRTLRYLSAYGHHVTVVSPDPGTRPSAEGTVAAARRLFRVSDLRRHGVPVVDWGHDESLAVAVERHRREGAA from the coding sequence GTGAGCTACCGCCGGCTCGTCGTCCTCGCGGCGGGCGTGACGATCACCCTCGTCGGCGTCGCGGGCGCGGTGACGGGCGCGTTCGCCTTCCCGATGCGGCCCGGCGTCGTCGTCTTCGTCGGGGTGTTCGCGGTGACGCTGGCGGGGGTCGGCGCGTACCGCGGCCGCGACGGCGAGCACGACGTCCCAGCGCTGGCCGACCGCTCGGGCCGGTCGGTCACGCCCCCGGACCGCGCCACGGACGGGTTCGGCCAGCGGCGGCGGACCAGACACCACCAGCTCGCGGGCGACCTCCGCGAGATCGTCGAGCGCGGCCTCCGGGACCGACCGGACACGGAGGCTGCGGACGCGCTCGCCGCCGGCACGTGGACGGACGACGGGGCCGCCGCGGCCGCGTTCACAGACGAGGTGGGCCGGGGCCGTCAGCTCCGGGACCGCCTGCGCGCGTTGCGGGCCGGCCGATCCCGCCTCGCGTACCGCGTCGACCGCGCGGCCGCCGCGGTGCGGGGCCTGCTGGGCCTGTCGGCCGACGACGCGGACCCGGAGCCGACGCCGACGGCGGCCGCCGCGGGCGTCGTCGAGACGGACCGCTGGCGGGGTTTCCGTGCGGTGCCGCTTGCGTTCGTCGGCGTCGGCATCCTCGCTCGCCAGCCCGGGCTCGTGGTGGCGGCTGCCGTCCCGGTGGTCGCGCTGGCTGTCAGCGCGGCGACGCGGACGCCCGAGCCGGACTTGACCGTCGAGCGAGCGGTCGAGGCGACCGACCCCACCCACGGCGACGAGGTCGTCGTTCGGCTCACGGTGCGCAACGAGGGGGACCACACGCTACTGGACTGCCGTGTCGGCGACGGCGTCCCGGACGCGCTGGCGGTCGTCGAGGGGTCGCCGCAGGTGGCGACGGCGCTCCGGCCGGGCGCGACGGCCACCGTCGAGTACACCGTCCGCGCGACCCGCGGCGACCACGCCTTCGAGACCCCCCACGCCGTCGTCGGCGACGGTGCCGGCCGGACGGCGACCGTCACCGAGCCGTCGGTCACCGGGGACGCGGCGCTGTCGGTCGGGCTGGGACCGTCGGAACTCGACTTCCCCGTCCGCTCCCAGACGACGCGCCAGCGCGGCCGCATCGCCGCCGACGAGGGCGGCGAGGGCATCGCCTTCTACGCGACCCGGGAGTACCGGCCCGGCGATCCCCTCTCCCGCATCGACTGGAACCGCTACGCCGGCACCCGGGAGTTGTCGACCCTGGAGTTCCGCGAGGAGCGCTCCGCGACCGTCGTGGTGCTGGTGGACGCGCGGCCGGCGGCCTACCACGCGCCGGCGGACCCGACCCTGGACGGGACCGTCGACCGGAGCGTCGTCGCCGCCCGCGCGGTCGCGGACGCCCGGCTGGCCGCCGAGGACCGGGTCGGGCTGGCGGCGCTTTCCGTCGACCGGCTGTCGGTGCCGCCCGGGAGCGGCCCGGCCCACCGGAGCCGGCTGACGGCGGCCCTCGACAGCGACGCGCTCGGGCCGACCGCGCCGGAGGGGTCGTACCTCCCCGGCCCGACGTTCCGCTGGCTCCGGCGCGAGCTGCCCGGCGACGCGCAGGTGGTCTGTTGCTCGCCGCTGACCGACGACGACGTCGTCCGGACGCTCCGCTATCTCTCGGCGTACGGCCACCACGTCACCGTCGTCAGCCCCGACCCCGGCACGCGACCCAGCGCCGAGGGGACCGTCGCGGCCGCCCGGCGGCTCTTCCGGGTCTCGGACCTCCGGCGACACGGCGTCCCGGTCGTCGACTGGGGCCACGACGAGTCGCTGGCCGTCGCCGTCGAGCGCCACCGGCGGGAGGGGGCGGCGTGA
- a CDS encoding DUF4129 domain-containing protein, whose product MTRPAAATLVAVLAVAGLVLAAPALETDPSSGLPSDDGGSSGDGERRGFSSASGVEIPSPLQDAALVAFLLVAAGTVAYVFREFGWGDAAIALTALGIVAFVVNVLGWNATAPGPAVLGGSGGNGTQGGAASAVTTPGTLTLAAVGGTALLATLAAVVLLRSTGHERWPGGERDEGIDEDAVETEETAAVARAAGRAADDIAADADPENAVYRAWHEMTDALDVADPDSATPREFADAAVEAGIDDRHVETLTTLFEAVRYGDRPVTEERAARAEAALRAIEGGES is encoded by the coding sequence GTGACACGCCCCGCCGCCGCCACCCTCGTCGCGGTCCTGGCCGTCGCCGGTCTCGTCCTCGCCGCGCCCGCCCTGGAGACCGACCCGTCCTCCGGACTCCCGTCCGACGACGGCGGGAGCAGCGGCGACGGCGAGCGGCGCGGCTTCTCGTCGGCGTCGGGCGTCGAGATCCCGTCGCCGCTCCAGGACGCCGCCCTCGTCGCCTTCCTGCTGGTCGCCGCGGGTACCGTCGCCTACGTGTTCCGCGAGTTCGGGTGGGGCGACGCCGCAATCGCGCTGACGGCGCTCGGCATCGTCGCGTTCGTCGTCAACGTCCTCGGGTGGAACGCGACGGCACCGGGACCGGCGGTCCTCGGGGGGAGCGGGGGCAACGGGACGCAGGGCGGGGCGGCCAGCGCCGTGACGACACCGGGGACGCTGACGCTGGCGGCCGTCGGCGGGACGGCGCTGCTCGCGACGCTCGCGGCCGTGGTGCTCCTCCGGTCGACCGGCCACGAGCGCTGGCCGGGCGGGGAGCGAGACGAGGGCATCGACGAGGATGCGGTCGAGACGGAGGAGACGGCTGCCGTCGCCCGCGCGGCCGGCCGGGCGGCCGACGACATCGCGGCCGACGCCGACCCGGAGAACGCCGTCTACCGCGCCTGGCACGAGATGACGGACGCCCTCGACGTCGCCGACCCGGACAGCGCCACACCGCGGGAGTTCGCCGACGCCGCCGTCGAGGCGGGTATCGACGACCGACACGTCGAGACGCTGACGACCCTGTTCGAGGCGGTGCGGTACGGCGACCGCCCGGTGACCGAGGAGCGGGCGGCACGCGCCGAGGCGGCGCTCCGGGCGATCGAGGGGGGCGAGTCGTGA
- a CDS encoding GtrA family protein, with translation MSSVVATSPRRRRLVRFFLVGLTAAAVQLVLLWVFVDIGGVNYLLAAVVAIEATILFQYVLNNVWTFHRSRHTSLREYVVGMCKTNIVRGTAIPLQVGVLYALVALTTTGYLAANAVAIGLTGLYRYVLDARWTWQ, from the coding sequence ATGTCGTCTGTTGTCGCCACCTCGCCGCGGCGACGGCGGCTCGTTCGCTTCTTCCTGGTCGGCCTGACTGCGGCGGCCGTCCAGCTAGTCCTGCTCTGGGTGTTCGTCGACATCGGCGGCGTCAACTACCTGCTGGCGGCCGTCGTCGCCATCGAGGCGACCATCCTCTTCCAGTACGTCCTCAACAACGTCTGGACCTTCCACCGCTCCCGCCACACCTCGCTCCGGGAGTACGTCGTCGGGATGTGCAAGACCAACATCGTCCGCGGGACGGCTATCCCACTACAGGTGGGCGTCCTCTACGCGCTGGTGGCGCTGACGACGACGGGCTACCTCGCCGCCAACGCGGTCGCCATCGGCCTGACCGGGCTGTACCGGTACGTGCTGGACGCCCGGTGGACGTGGCAGTAG